A genome region from candidate division KSB1 bacterium includes the following:
- a CDS encoding LptF/LptG family permease: MYIIWRYIIKEHKSPFFFGLGTLTLVFLLNLVFRELGRILSRGLGFTVIAEFFILNLAWIIALAIPMAVLVATLMAFGRLSGDGEITAMKSSGVSILFMIFPVFIMSILMTLFLIWFNNSVLPDANYQTKLLWSDIARKRPTLQLEAGVVYKDLDKYSILVEEIERDTGHRLCQKHFH, from the coding sequence ATGTATATAATTTGGCGTTACATCATTAAGGAACACAAGAGTCCGTTCTTCTTCGGACTCGGAACCCTGACTCTTGTTTTTTTGTTAAACCTTGTTTTTCGTGAACTGGGTCGCATTTTGAGTCGAGGCCTGGGATTTACGGTCATTGCCGAGTTTTTCATACTCAATTTGGCCTGGATTATAGCTCTGGCTATTCCCATGGCTGTGCTGGTTGCAACATTGATGGCATTCGGCCGTCTGTCCGGAGACGGTGAAATAACGGCTATGAAATCGAGCGGTGTCAGTATTTTGTTTATGATCTTTCCTGTTTTCATCATGTCTATTTTAATGACTCTGTTCCTGATCTGGTTCAACAATTCTGTACTGCCTGACGCCAATTATCAAACCAAATTGTTATGGAGTGACATTGCCAGAAAACGTCCGACTTTGCAGCTGGAGGCCGGTGTGGTATACAAGGACCTGGACAAATATTCTATTCTCGTTGAAGAAATCGAAAGAGACACCGGACACCGCCTATGTCAAAAACATTTCCATTGA
- a CDS encoding ATP-binding protein, whose protein sequence is MISLGAGEVVKHHELEWPIDDDSKAFLEFNAAPIYENDKIMGYQAIARDISERRKLQMQLADSQKMEAIGELAGGIAHDFNNLLTVINGNTEMALLRNQGNEKLEKNLNVVLNAGKRAASLTAQLLAFGRRQMLQNELTDVSALLQNISTVIERSVGENIDVELDLDKDLDLANIDPSQFEQAVMNMILNARDAMPEGGKVALQTENINISKDHPLEPFEDKDGEFVKITIADTGPGMDDETRRKIFEPFYTTKKQGTGLGLSTVYGTIMQSKGDIAVKSDPGKGTVFTILFPAGCQKRTGGSSQ, encoded by the coding sequence TTGATCAGCTTGGGGGCCGGTGAGGTGGTCAAACATCATGAGCTGGAATGGCCGATTGATGATGATTCCAAAGCGTTTTTGGAATTTAATGCCGCGCCGATCTATGAGAATGATAAAATAATGGGGTATCAGGCCATTGCCCGGGATATTTCGGAACGCAGAAAACTGCAGATGCAGCTCGCGGATTCACAAAAGATGGAAGCCATTGGGGAGTTGGCCGGAGGTATTGCGCATGATTTCAATAATCTGTTAACTGTGATCAACGGTAATACCGAGATGGCTCTGCTGCGCAACCAGGGCAACGAAAAACTGGAAAAAAATCTGAATGTGGTGCTCAATGCCGGCAAGCGCGCAGCTTCCCTGACCGCCCAGCTGCTGGCGTTTGGACGCCGCCAGATGCTGCAGAATGAACTGACCGATGTTTCGGCTCTGCTTCAAAATATCTCTACGGTCATTGAACGCAGTGTCGGTGAAAATATTGATGTGGAACTTGACCTGGACAAGGATTTGGATCTCGCCAATATTGATCCCAGTCAGTTTGAACAGGCTGTCATGAATATGATCCTGAACGCCCGGGATGCCATGCCCGAAGGCGGCAAGGTAGCGCTGCAGACTGAAAATATCAACATCAGCAAAGACCATCCCCTGGAGCCTTTTGAAGATAAAGACGGAGAGTTTGTAAAGATTACCATTGCCGATACCGGACCCGGCATGGATGACGAAACCAGGCGCAAAATTTTTGAACCGTTTTACACCACCAAAAAGCAAGGCACCGGTTTGGGGCTTTCCACCGTTTACGGAACAATCATGCAGAGCAAAGGTGATATTGCCGTCAAGAGTGATCCGGGCAAGGGAACCGTTTTTACCATTCTCTTCCCGGCAGGCTGCCAAAAAAGAACAGGCGGCTCAAGCCAGTGA
- a CDS encoding LptF/LptG family permease, with translation MKKSKETPDTAYVKNISIEDNSDPKSSSYIFAERGKIFLNRRTGMLHLLLFDGEMHELDISNMEEYRTVQFPKQLQTIAVPEMILRRSDKGSRGDREKSAQMMQAEIKEYRARIQDHENKQTRLIQNYFQTMLPQTSNPSSEDDSAIFTREKIFQTHQQLLHQLQSMQNTRNIGHMRKEISKLSVEVQKKYSIPVACIVFILVGAPLGIMARRGNMAVAGGIAFAFFLLYWSTLIGGEELADHQYITPFMAMWSANIICGIGGFYLIFHSIHEITFFNWSKFSDFFKNLNFFSRTGA, from the coding sequence TTGAAGAAATCGAAAGAGACACCGGACACCGCCTATGTCAAAAACATTTCCATTGAAGACAACAGCGATCCCAAATCCAGTAGCTACATTTTTGCCGAGCGGGGGAAAATCTTTCTCAACCGCCGCACCGGCATGCTGCACCTTCTGCTTTTCGACGGCGAAATGCATGAACTCGACATTAGTAACATGGAGGAATACAGAACCGTCCAGTTTCCAAAACAGCTGCAGACCATTGCTGTGCCCGAAATGATCCTGAGACGCAGCGACAAAGGAAGCCGCGGCGACCGTGAAAAGAGCGCCCAAATGATGCAGGCGGAAATCAAAGAATATCGGGCGCGTATACAGGATCACGAGAACAAGCAGACCCGGTTGATACAGAATTATTTTCAAACTATGCTGCCTCAGACCTCAAACCCATCATCAGAGGATGACAGCGCTATCTTTACGCGGGAAAAAATATTTCAAACCCATCAGCAATTGCTCCACCAGCTGCAATCCATGCAAAACACCCGAAACATCGGACATATGAGAAAAGAAATATCCAAACTGTCGGTTGAAGTGCAGAAAAAATATTCGATCCCCGTCGCCTGTATTGTGTTCATACTGGTGGGAGCCCCGCTGGGGATCATGGCCCGGCGCGGCAATATGGCAGTCGCCGGAGGTATCGCATTTGCCTTTTTCCTGCTGTACTGGTCCACACTCATCGGCGGCGAAGAACTGGCGGATCACCAGTACATTACCCCGTTTATGGCCATGTGGTCTGCCAATATCATCTGCGGGATCGGCGGATTTTACCTGATATTTCACTCGATTCACGAAATCACGTTTTTTAACTGGAGCAAATTCTCGGATTTTTTCAAAAACCTCAATTTTTTCAGTCGCACCGGGGCGTAA
- a CDS encoding response regulator: protein MRNNRDVLLLEDDRVDAMTIERVFKQLGIPNCVVFCTDGVEGVEYLNENRGTLPAIVLLDINMPRMNGIEFLRFIRNDPDFRKLPVVILTTSTEEQDKIESFELGISGYMVKPVDYDKFVEMIQVIIKYWRLSEFPQED, encoded by the coding sequence ATGCGAAATAACAGAGACGTATTGCTGTTGGAAGATGACCGTGTGGATGCCATGACCATCGAACGCGTGTTCAAGCAGCTCGGCATCCCCAACTGCGTTGTCTTTTGCACCGATGGTGTGGAAGGTGTTGAATATTTGAATGAAAACCGCGGCACACTCCCGGCCATTGTTCTTTTGGATATCAATATGCCGCGGATGAACGGCATCGAGTTTTTACGCTTTATCCGGAATGATCCTGATTTTAGAAAACTTCCGGTTGTGATTCTGACCACATCTACCGAAGAGCAGGATAAAATCGAGAGTTTTGAACTCGGGATTTCCGGTTATATGGTCAAACCTGTCGATTATGATAAATTTGTTGAAATGATTCAGGTGATCATCAAATATTGGCGATTAAGTGAATTTCCTCAGGAGGATTGA
- a CDS encoding response regulator yields MSKKAHILFVEDDVVDQMAFKRHAEQKDFPFSFELAGSVQEAIKCLDEKQYNAVIMDWDLGDGNCSELYPLVKDTPYIVVTGSGNEEIAVEAMKAGASDYLIKDNEGKGLHLKTLSVTIEKALEKNRNDQELEQYRERLEELVEERTEELRQSEEKFKRITENIFDLIIFCDLDAIIQYVSPSIQRILKKQPDDVLGKNLVKDFDHTGLQKIFDQLGGR; encoded by the coding sequence ATGTCGAAAAAGGCGCATATATTATTTGTTGAAGATGATGTTGTAGATCAAATGGCGTTCAAGCGTCACGCCGAGCAAAAGGATTTTCCATTTTCTTTTGAACTGGCCGGCTCGGTTCAGGAGGCTATCAAGTGTCTGGACGAAAAACAATATAACGCTGTCATCATGGACTGGGATCTGGGGGACGGAAATTGCTCTGAGCTCTATCCCCTGGTCAAGGATACGCCGTATATTGTGGTGACCGGAAGCGGCAATGAAGAGATAGCTGTCGAGGCGATGAAAGCCGGCGCTTCGGATTATCTGATCAAGGATAATGAGGGCAAGGGCCTGCATCTCAAAACCCTGAGCGTGACCATCGAAAAAGCGCTGGAAAAAAACAGAAATGACCAGGAGCTCGAACAGTACCGTGAACGCCTTGAGGAACTGGTTGAAGAACGTACCGAAGAGTTGCGTCAGAGTGAAGAAAAATTCAAGCGCATTACGGAAAATATATTCGATTTGATCATTTTTTGTGATTTGGATGCCATAATTCAATATGTTTCACCTTCTATACAGCGGATTTTGAAAAAACAACCGGACGATGTGCTCGGCAAGAATTTGGTCAAAGATTTCGATCATACCGGACTGCAAAAAATATTTGATCAGCTTGGGGGCCGGTGA
- a CDS encoding response regulator, with translation MPSRVIRAREPFLPFSSRQAAKKEQAAQASEKLDDFQGAGRVLVVDDEEEIRNLAEMVLENYGYSVFTAGNGEEALDFLENSGESVDMLVVDVVMPKMGGGELVKKVRSQDKSIKILFTSGYLDDRISENLDPEVPGHAASQTVFAGRAGQKRKKNTGKQRVEKARSVCLQAVSEMITPRCD, from the coding sequence TTGCCGTCAAGAGTGATCCGGGCAAGGGAACCGTTTTTACCATTCTCTTCCCGGCAGGCTGCCAAAAAAGAACAGGCGGCTCAAGCCAGTGAAAAGCTGGATGATTTTCAGGGCGCCGGCCGGGTACTGGTGGTGGATGATGAAGAGGAAATCCGCAATCTTGCGGAAATGGTGCTTGAAAATTATGGTTATTCCGTGTTCACAGCTGGAAACGGAGAAGAGGCGCTTGATTTTCTGGAAAATTCCGGCGAAAGCGTGGATATGCTGGTTGTCGATGTGGTAATGCCCAAAATGGGCGGCGGCGAGCTGGTGAAAAAGGTGCGCAGTCAGGACAAGTCTATAAAGATTTTATTCACATCCGGTTATCTGGATGACCGGATTTCTGAGAACCTGGATCCGGAAGTTCCAGGACACGCTGCTTCCCAAACCGTTTTTGCCGGAAGAGCTGGTCAAAAGCGTAAAAAAAACACTGGAAAGCAAAGAGTAGAAAAGGCGCGGTCAGTCTGTTTGCAGGCTGTATCAGAAATGATTACGCCCCGGTGCGACTGA